From Saccharothrix espanaensis DSM 44229, the proteins below share one genomic window:
- a CDS encoding helicase-related protein yields MTTFDEKLVSVLGKKSADALESGLGLTTVGELLRHYPRRYDERGKLTEIKGLELGEHATVQARVKSARQRRMKSRSGELLEAVITDGSSDLHLVFFGRGSRAVERELLPGREAMFAGKVGMFNGKLQLAHPDYQVLDAETDGSAAKFAGAFIPVYPAAQGIQSWNVSNCVEQVLALWDGVAEDPLPADLREERGLVSLEKALRDIHRPDGWAAITVAQQRLKWDEAMAVQLALAQRRRSATARPAPACPPRPGLVADAFDERLPFELTAGQREVGERISADLSAEQPMNRLLQGEVGSGKAQPLDALVLTPEGFVAMGDLQVGDQVITQDGSPTEVTGVFPQGEREVFRVVLSDGKSVECDLEHLWATHDGEVRTLREIRDDLLRDDPRNHGGAPRWRLPMVVAPDVDCVELAPVKERHELLQGLLSTGGACDGVDVVFRTESENLADYVSELAESLGGTGVVGYGYEQHEVVVRLPEEFPPFRDALDRTAPPVRYVERVEFVGVKPVQCISVAHPSRLYVTDHFVVTHNTMVALRAMLQVVDAGRQAAMLAPTEVLAAQHARSLRDLLGDLGQAGELGGAEHATRVTLLTGSMPTAQRKKALLEIVTGEAGVVVGTHALIQDKVEFHDLGLVVVDEQHRFGVEQRAALSGRAGGSTPHVLVMTATPIPRTVAMTVYGDLEVSALRELPQGRSPISTSVVPMAEKPAWLDRAWQRIREEVGNGHQVYVVCPRIGDGESEGSSGDEPPKDDTSDRRPPLAVVDVAQRLAEGPLQGLRVDILHGRMPPDEKDAVMRAFAGNEVQVLVATTVVEVGVNVPNATVMVIMDADRFGVSQLHQLRGRVGRGSAPGLCLLVTEMPDGTATMARLRAVESTLDGFELAQLDLELRREGDILGAAQSGTRSGLKMLSLLRDEDVIAEARIVATQVVDADPELAAHPGLASLVAGLLDEERAEYLEKA; encoded by the coding sequence ATGACGACCTTCGACGAAAAGCTGGTGTCGGTGCTCGGCAAGAAGAGCGCCGACGCGCTGGAGAGCGGTCTCGGACTGACCACGGTCGGCGAGCTGCTGCGGCACTACCCGCGCCGCTACGACGAACGCGGCAAGCTCACCGAGATCAAGGGCCTGGAGCTGGGCGAGCACGCCACGGTCCAGGCCAGGGTGAAGAGCGCCCGGCAGCGCCGGATGAAGAGCCGCAGCGGCGAACTGCTGGAGGCGGTGATCACGGACGGCTCGTCCGACCTGCACCTGGTGTTCTTCGGGCGCGGGTCGCGCGCCGTCGAGCGTGAGCTGCTGCCCGGCCGCGAGGCGATGTTCGCCGGCAAGGTCGGCATGTTCAACGGCAAGCTCCAGCTCGCCCACCCCGACTACCAGGTGCTCGACGCCGAGACCGACGGGAGCGCCGCCAAGTTCGCGGGCGCGTTCATCCCGGTCTACCCGGCGGCGCAGGGCATCCAGTCGTGGAACGTGTCCAACTGCGTCGAGCAGGTGCTCGCGCTGTGGGACGGCGTGGCCGAGGACCCGCTGCCCGCCGACCTGCGCGAGGAGCGCGGCCTGGTGTCGCTGGAGAAGGCGCTGCGCGACATCCACCGGCCCGACGGGTGGGCCGCGATCACCGTCGCGCAGCAGCGGCTCAAGTGGGACGAGGCGATGGCCGTGCAGCTCGCCCTGGCCCAGCGCCGCCGCTCCGCCACCGCCCGCCCCGCCCCCGCCTGTCCGCCCAGACCGGGCCTGGTCGCCGACGCCTTCGACGAGCGGCTGCCCTTCGAGCTCACCGCCGGCCAGCGCGAGGTCGGCGAGCGGATCTCCGCCGACCTGTCCGCCGAGCAGCCGATGAACCGGCTGCTCCAGGGCGAGGTCGGCTCCGGCAAGGCCCAGCCGCTGGACGCCCTGGTGCTCACCCCCGAGGGCTTCGTGGCCATGGGCGACCTTCAGGTCGGCGACCAGGTGATCACCCAGGACGGCAGCCCTACCGAGGTGACCGGCGTCTTCCCGCAGGGCGAGCGCGAGGTGTTCCGGGTGGTGCTCTCCGACGGCAAGTCCGTCGAGTGCGACCTGGAACACCTGTGGGCCACCCACGACGGCGAGGTGCGGACCCTGCGCGAGATCCGCGACGACCTGCTGCGCGACGACCCGCGCAACCACGGCGGCGCGCCCCGCTGGCGGCTGCCGATGGTCGTCGCGCCGGACGTCGACTGCGTCGAGCTGGCCCCGGTCAAGGAGCGGCACGAGCTGCTGCAGGGGCTGCTCAGCACCGGCGGTGCGTGCGACGGGGTGGACGTGGTGTTCCGCACCGAGTCCGAGAACCTCGCCGACTACGTCAGCGAGCTGGCCGAGTCGCTGGGCGGCACCGGCGTGGTGGGCTACGGCTACGAGCAGCACGAGGTCGTCGTGCGGCTGCCTGAGGAGTTCCCGCCGTTCCGGGACGCGCTGGACCGCACCGCGCCGCCCGTGCGGTACGTCGAACGGGTCGAGTTCGTCGGCGTGAAGCCGGTCCAGTGCATCTCCGTCGCCCACCCGTCCCGGCTCTACGTGACGGACCACTTCGTCGTCACCCACAACACGATGGTCGCCCTGCGCGCGATGCTCCAGGTCGTGGACGCGGGCCGGCAGGCCGCCATGCTCGCGCCCACCGAGGTGCTGGCCGCGCAGCACGCCCGGTCGCTGCGCGACCTGCTCGGCGACCTGGGCCAGGCGGGCGAGCTGGGCGGGGCCGAGCACGCCACCCGGGTCACCCTGCTGACCGGCTCGATGCCGACCGCGCAGCGCAAGAAGGCCCTGCTGGAGATCGTCACCGGCGAGGCCGGCGTGGTCGTCGGGACGCACGCCCTCATCCAGGACAAGGTCGAGTTCCACGACCTGGGCCTGGTCGTGGTGGACGAGCAGCACCGGTTCGGCGTCGAGCAGCGGGCGGCCCTCAGCGGCCGCGCCGGCGGCTCCACACCGCACGTGCTGGTGATGACCGCGACCCCGATCCCGCGCACGGTCGCGATGACGGTCTACGGCGACTTGGAGGTCTCCGCGCTGCGCGAGCTGCCGCAAGGCCGCTCGCCGATCAGCACCTCCGTGGTGCCGATGGCGGAGAAGCCGGCGTGGCTGGACCGGGCCTGGCAGCGCATCCGCGAAGAGGTCGGCAACGGCCACCAGGTGTACGTGGTCTGCCCGCGCATCGGCGACGGCGAGTCCGAGGGCTCGTCCGGCGACGAGCCGCCCAAGGACGACACGTCCGACCGCCGACCGCCGCTGGCCGTCGTGGACGTGGCCCAACGCCTGGCCGAAGGCCCGTTGCAGGGGCTGCGCGTCGACATCCTGCACGGCCGGATGCCACCGGACGAGAAGGACGCCGTGATGCGGGCCTTCGCGGGCAACGAGGTGCAGGTCCTGGTCGCCACCACGGTGGTCGAGGTCGGCGTGAACGTCCCGAACGCCACCGTCATGGTGATCATGGACGCCGACCGCTTCGGCGTCAGCCAGCTGCACCAGCTGCGCGGCCGGGTCGGCCGGGGCAGCGCGCCCGGCCTGTGCCTGCTGGTCACCGAGATGCCCGATGGGACCGCCACGATGGCCCGGCTGCGCGCCGTGGAATCCACCCTGGACGGGTTCGAACTCGCCCAGCTCGACCTGGAGCTGCGCCGCGAGGGCGACATCCTGGGCGCCGCCCAGTCCGGCACCCGGTCGGGCCTGAAGATGTTGTCGCTGCTGCGCGACGAGGACGTGATCGCCGAAGCCCGGATCGTCGCGACCCAGGTCGTGGACGCCGACCCGGAGCTGGCCGCCCACCCGGGGCTGGCGTCGCTGGTGGCCGGCCTGCTCGACGAGGAACGGGCGGAATACCTGGAGAAGGCCTAG